The DNA sequence CAGATGACCAGGGTGTCGTCGAGCATGCCGCGCTGCTTCAAATCGGCAATGAGGGCGGCGGAGGGACCGTCGCATAGACGGCAACATGTGTCCATGTAGCGAACCAGATCGCCATGATGGTCCCAGCCTCGGTGGTAAAGCTGGATAAATCGAACTCCGCGCTCCGCCAAGCGACGGGCCATGAGGCAGTTTGCGGCAAACGACCCATCGGCCCCGTTCGTTCCATAAGCGCGAAGGATGTGATCAGGCTCGTCCCGGAAATTGGCCAGTTCAGGGATACTCAGTTGCATCCGAGAGGCAAGCTCGTACTGTGCGATCCGTGTTTCTAGCTCCGGGTCGTGCCAGCGTTCATTGCCGAGTGTGTTCAGTTCGGTGACCGTGTCAATCAGATGACGCTGGTCTGATCGATCCACGCCCGGAGGGTTCTCAAGGTAATGAACGGGGCTTCCCACCGAGTTGAACTGCACCCCCTGAAACTTCCCGGGCAGGAAGCCGCTTCCCCATTGGCGCGAGGAAATCGGCTGGGGATTCCGCCCTCCTTCACTCGTCAGGACGACAAATCCCGGCAGGTCGTCAGCCTCATTGCCAAGCCCGTATGTCACCCAGGAGCCCATGCTCGGTCGGCCCGAGATCGAGGTGCCGGTGTTCATCACTGTGTGGGCTGGATCATGATTGATCTGGTCGGTATACATCGACCGAAGAATACAGAGATCGTCTGCGATGGAGGCAATCCTGGGCAAGCAATCCGCGATCTCCAGGCCCGACTCGCCGTGCTTTCGAAAGCGGAATCGCGGCCCGAGGCACCTGAGCTCCTGACCTTGAAGCTGCGCGATCGGTTGGCCCGCCGTGAATGACTCAGGCATGGGCTGGCCGTCCATGCGAGCCAGTTCCGGCTTGAAGTCAAACGTTTCCAGATGGCTTGGTCCACCAGACATGTACAAAAAAATAACCCGCTTCGCCCGAGGTGCGAAGTGAGGCAGGTGCGGCAATCCGCCCAGCCGATCCGATCCGCCTGCCCGTTTCGCTCGATCCGAAGCGACCGATGATCGGGAGCCGCTCAGCAAGGTTGCCAGGGCCGCCGATCCGAGGCTCAGGGAACTCTGACCGAGGAATGTGCGGCGAGACAGTCGCAAGTGACGGCCTTCGATCGGATGCATCGGGCAAGGTCTCCGTCAATCAAAATCGGGTGATCGTCTCGTGCAAGTTCAAGAGGGCCCGACAGATGGCGGTCCAGGCGGCCACCTCGACACGGTCAAGCGCTTCGGGGACTTGTGCCAGGCCGGTCGAGCACACGGCGGACGCCGCGGTAGGATCGGACTCGTATCGGATGCGGGAAGCCTCCAGCAACCGTTGCAAGGCCTCTAGCTCAGCATCGCTCGGGTCTCGGGTCAGAGTCGATCGCCAGGCCGATACCATCCGATCGCGATCGGACCCGTCGTGTTCGAGCAACACTCGGGTGGCAAGAACGCGCGCGGCTTCTACGAAACTCGGATCATTCAGGAGGGTCAAGGCACCAATCGGCGTATTGCTCGAAGGGCGCCGCGTTGTGCATTCCTCTCGGGTCGGAGCATCGAAGGCGCGGAGCATGGGGTGGAGAAATTGGCGTTGCCAGTGAACGTAGAGTCCTCGGCGGTACTGGCTCAGATCAGTGTCGGCCTGGTACTGTCGTTTCGGGAAATTCAAGTGAGCATAGTAGCCCTCGGGCTGATAGGGGCGAGCGCTGGAACCGCCTCGCTGTTCCACGAGTAACCCGCTGATCGCGAGTGCCTGATCTCGGATCACTTCCGCAGGCAGTCGGAACCGCTGCTGGCGGGCGAACAGGTCGTTGCCGGGGTCAGCCTTGAGCATGGCCGGGTCAGGAATCGACGATTGGCGGAATGCCTTTGAGGTCACGATTAGTCGAATCAGATGTTTGATATCCCAGCCACTCTCGATGAATTCCACGGCGAGCCAGTCAAGCAATTCGGGATGGCTTGGCAGTTCCCCCTGCAATCCCGTGTCGTCGAGTGATCGGGAAAGACCGCGGCCAAAAAAATGATTCCAGAGCCGGTTGACGAACACGCGAGCCGTGAGGGGGTGATCGGGCCGGGTCAGCCATTGGGCCAGGTCCAGCCGGCTTGCGCGTGATGCTGAGGTTTTCAGCTCCGGGAGAACTTCGGGAACTCCGGGATCGACCACTTCTCCGGTGGTGTCCATCCAGTCACCCCGGGCCAGAACCCGCGTGATGCGCGGCTCGACCGAAACGCTGACCATCGTGCGACGCGATCGCTTGCGGATCGCCTCGCGGCGCTGTTCCAGTTGCTCCAGGTCCTGTTTGTTCGCGTTGTTCCCGGCGATCGTCAACGCCTCGATCGCCTGCTCGACTTCGAGAAGCGCCTGTCGATCGATCGGGTCGAGGACTTCGATCTCGGGGGCCCGAATCGTGGGCGTTGCGTCTGGACCCGGGTAAGCCCCTCGCTGTTCCAGATCTGCGAAGAACGCGGCGATCCGATAAAAATCCCGTTGTGTATACGGATCGTACTTGTGATCATGACACTCGGCGCATCCCATGGTGGCGCCGAGCCAGACGGCCGAAACATTGCGGACCCGATCGGCAGCATACTTGGCCAGGTACTCGCCGTCCTGTGCCCCTCCTTCGTGCGTTGTTTGGAGTAAGCGGTTATATCCGGACGCAACACGCTGATCGATCGACGCATTCGGAAGCAAGTCCCCAGCGAGTTGCTCATGTGTGAATCGATCAAACGGCATATTCTGATTGAATGCCGCGACCACATAATCCCGGTAGGGGGTGGCATGATGCTC is a window from the Tautonia rosea genome containing:
- a CDS encoding DUF1501 domain-containing protein; translated protein: MHPIEGRHLRLSRRTFLGQSSLSLGSAALATLLSGSRSSVASDRAKRAGGSDRLGGLPHLPHFAPRAKRVIFLYMSGGPSHLETFDFKPELARMDGQPMPESFTAGQPIAQLQGQELRCLGPRFRFRKHGESGLEIADCLPRIASIADDLCILRSMYTDQINHDPAHTVMNTGTSISGRPSMGSWVTYGLGNEADDLPGFVVLTSEGGRNPQPISSRQWGSGFLPGKFQGVQFNSVGSPVHYLENPPGVDRSDQRHLIDTVTELNTLGNERWHDPELETRIAQYELASRMQLSIPELANFRDEPDHILRAYGTNGADGSFAANCLMARRLAERGVRFIQLYHRGWDHHGDLVRYMDTCCRLCDGPSAALIADLKQRGMLDDTLVIWGGEFGRTPMFQGKGQDAGRDHHIKGFSMFLAGGGIRGGQTYGATDDLGYNAVEHPTHVRDLHATMLHLLGIDHERFTHKFQGLDMKLTGVEDARVLTELLT
- a CDS encoding PSD1 and planctomycete cytochrome C domain-containing protein, with amino-acid sequence MPRLCLIGLVGFLAFSSGTNPTFGASEDGPPIVFNRDIRPILAENCLFCHGPDPTDRRGNLRLDQLEDARADRGGYRVIDQDDPEASELLFRITSEDDLDRMPPPDSGKELTDEQIEMLRRWIAEGAEDQPHWSFVPLTRPPLPEVHETSWPINPIDQFLLSRIETEGHSPAPEADPVTLARRVALDLTGLPPQSEDVNQLLEHDRAGEYERFVDRLLASPRYGERMAILWLDLVRYADTVGYHGDQEHHATPYRDYVVAAFNQNMPFDRFTHEQLAGDLLPNASIDQRVASGYNRLLQTTHEGGAQDGEYLAKYAADRVRNVSAVWLGATMGCAECHDHKYDPYTQRDFYRIAAFFADLEQRGAYPGPDATPTIRAPEIEVLDPIDRQALLEVEQAIEALTIAGNNANKQDLEQLEQRREAIRKRSRRTMVSVSVEPRITRVLARGDWMDTTGEVVDPGVPEVLPELKTSASRASRLDLAQWLTRPDHPLTARVFVNRLWNHFFGRGLSRSLDDTGLQGELPSHPELLDWLAVEFIESGWDIKHLIRLIVTSKAFRQSSIPDPAMLKADPGNDLFARQQRFRLPAEVIRDQALAISGLLVEQRGGSSARPYQPEGYYAHLNFPKRQYQADTDLSQYRRGLYVHWQRQFLHPMLRAFDAPTREECTTRRPSSNTPIGALTLLNDPSFVEAARVLATRVLLEHDGSDRDRMVSAWRSTLTRDPSDAELEALQRLLEASRIRYESDPTAASAVCSTGLAQVPEALDRVEVAAWTAICRALLNLHETITRF